A region from the Bactrocera dorsalis isolate Fly_Bdor chromosome 1, ASM2337382v1, whole genome shotgun sequence genome encodes:
- the LOC125780349 gene encoding uncharacterized protein LOC125780349, translated as MNKMDINTKTKTTTTTNKEESTTQRNRTTDMEYDREKVRTGGAAGGRGGQGAKRKVNYLDALSPEARALFEEHAREDDDDMPSSSGARRSTDVRTADAAQSTTRAHRDRPSHSDSGESHRAEVGGARRRRRRRRRGGQRSLPTVDRPGGYDDPRKKAMSGACLKWYLRCLRDGMTPEAAESLAKRRYADTAISPTRERGEAVSESARGSRSIDRGQVSVPLTETRGDGKAVTFAEAVKRKSGQLTPQAPPSSKRPRDSSRRTEGQSSAPAPPRVEEGRRRYVDAVKSIRMAVLPQDYPAVSLESEQLTVLQNLLLEEVAGGAEYAASFLGVEFRGGMLQVDCNDQESTDWLREFTPKLSGWTGPVLCAKRAEDLPVMHRMTVFLPRSDDKPYQFALNLIKNQNRGLSIAAWRIVSSQLEDKGELRGWRLYLYIDDESYRYIRAASFRLFYRFSMVVMRPHKLVTTGSKEDGKTATQPSGSASTRAETMVSKAMEKMQVDAVAKQPGVSRVEQTTKVATADVLDAHETELPSTQELLEGLEDPVDSSANDGGDVDMPPLEPLP; from the coding sequence ATGAACAAGATGGATATAAacacaaaaactaaaacaacaacaacaacgaataaGGAGGAATCGACAACGCAACGAAATAGGACTACGGATATGGAATACGACAGGGAGAAGGTAAGAACAGGAGGAGCAGCTGGAGGCCGGGGAGGTCAAGGAGCTAAACGAAAGGTTAACTACCTTGATGCTCTCTCGCCAGAGGCGCGGGCGCTGTTCGAGGAGCATGCCAGAGAGGACGATGACGACATGCCCTCTAGCAGCGGCGCCCGCCGCTCAACAGACGTCAGGACAGCGGATGCAGCCCAAAGCACCACCAGGGCCCACCGAGACAGGCCAAGCCACTCTGACTCGGGAGAGTCGCATCGGGCAGAGGTCGGTGGCGCACGCAGAAGGAGAAGGAGGCGCAGGAGAGGAGGGCAGAGATCTCTCCCAACGGTGGACAGACCCGGAGGGTACGATGACCCCCGGAAGAAGGCCATGAGCGGTGCCTGCCTCAAGTGGTATCTGCGGTGCCTCCGGGATGGGATGACCCCCGAAGCGGCGGAATCCCTAGCCAAGCGACGGTACGCGGATACTGCGATATCCCCAACAAGGGAACGAGGCGAGGCAGTGTCGGAAAGTGCGCGAGGCAGCCGGTCTATAGACCGTGGCCAGGTTAGTGTACCACTGACCGAAACGCGCGGTGACGGGAAGGCGGTCACCTTTGCAGAGGCCGTGAAGAGAAAGAGCGGTCAACTTACACCACAGGCGCCCCCCAGCTCGAAAAGGCCAAGGGACAGCAGCAGGAGAACCGAAGGTCAATCATCAGCACCGGCTCCCCCCCGGGTGGAGGAGGGGCGGCGCAGGTATGTGGACGCTGTCAAAAGCATCCGCATGGCTGTACTGCCTCAAGACTACCCGGCGGTGTCGTTGGAGTCGGAGCAACTCACGGTGCTCCAAAACCTCCTCCTAGAAGAGGTAGCTGGCGGAGCTGAATACGCGGCATCCTTCCTCGGGGTTGAATTCAGAGGGGGAATGCTACAGGTGGACTGCAACGACCAGGAGTCCACCGACTGGCTGCGGGAATTTACCCCAAAGCTAAGTGGCTGGACCGGTCCAGTCCTCTGTGCAAAAAGGGCGGAGGACCTGCCAGTTATGCACAGGATGACGGTGTTCCTCCCCCGAAGCGATGACAAGCCGTACCAGTTTGCCCTAAACTTAATAAAGAACCAAAACCGGGGCCTTAGCATCGCGGCCTGGCGAATTGTCAGTAGCCAGCTGGAGGACAAAGGAGAGCTACGAGGTTGGAGACTGTACCTGTACATAGACGACGAGTCGTACAGGTACATACGTGCAGCAAGCTTCCGCCTATTTTATAGGTTCAGCATGGTAGTCATGAGGCCGCATAAACTAGTGACTACAGGAAGCAAGGAGGACGGGAAGACTGCCACCCAGCCGAGTGGTAGCGCGTCAACACGAGCAGAAACGATGGTGAGCAAGGCGATGGAGAAGATGCAGGTGGACGCCGTGGCAAAGCAACCGGGCGTGAGCAGGGTTGAGCAGACCACGAAGGTCGCTACCGCTGACGTCCTGGATGCCCACGAAACCGAGCTACCCTCCACCCAGGAGCTCCTCGAGGGACTAGAGGACCCAGTGGACAGCAGCGCGAACGACGGAGGGGATGTGGACATGCCCCCCCTCGAGCCACTACCTTAA
- the LOC125777614 gene encoding uncharacterized protein LOC125777614, whose translation MNDRCDPWCQLRRRRISGKATKQQKQKFLDILKNHRNVGTGKFGGPNSGKSANAVWATLTADFNACGGACKTVEQSKKCWADWNSGVKKQQAAIMRFQNATGNRPASEGPAPLDGMDLQMLDFFPTALVDGDGVTKESGFQEMNDSADEELQKSLEDVLNTHQKTLNAALPSTKPNTVPSPTPGGLFCNSIRKKIYSNSDFVYSVTRFSDFQANFRIKYSIAFEL comes from the exons atgaatgatcgttgtgatccttggt gccaattaagaagaagaagaataagtgGAAAAGCtaccaaacaacaaaaacagaaatttctAGATATATTGAAAAATCATAGAAATGTTGGTACCGGAAAATTTGGTGGCCCAAACAGCGGCAAATCTGCTAATGCTGTATGGGCAACTCTCACAGCGGATTTTAATGCATGCGGAGGAGCATGTAAAACCGTTGAGCAGTCGAAAAAG TGCTGGGCAGACTGGAATTCAGGCGTAAAGAAGCAGCAGGCCGCAATTATGCGTTTCCAGAACGCTACTGGAAATCGTCCTGCCTCTGAAGGTCCAGCGCCGCTAGATGGTATGGACCTGCAAATGTTAGACTTTTTCCCAACTGCACTTGTTGATGGCGATGGCGTTACTAAGGAGTCGGGGTTTCAAGAG ATGAATGATAGTGCAGATGAAGAATTGCAGAAATCACTTGAAGACGTGTTGAATACACATCAAAAAACCTTAAATGCTGCACTGCCATCAACCAAACCCAATACAGTGCCATCGCCCACACCAGggggcctattctgtaactcgattcgaaaaaaaatttactcgaattcggattttgtatattctgtaactcgattttcggattttcaagccaattttcggataaaatattcgatagcttttgagttgtag